Proteins encoded within one genomic window of Longimicrobium sp.:
- a CDS encoding tetratricopeptide repeat protein, whose amino-acid sequence MQSRKFRVPQRKTQRRWRVPPALKRGDEVFEGLGLLDEVTGEKGLLLWQSLRDALLWAEAPEGDRAALFAADAERVRMAMLMAAAPAAELEEPLAALARMVGEPNTTSEEMVSLACRRVAQWADEQGLLTTALSFAQAAATVTPGDASTAYAVGKLARRRAEYARAETWFRRAIALARQIGDWPTYSQSFLGLGRLYIQRGNLPMARRFLVRAIRAAERNSLHDLQAMGLHDMFGVAVEAGRSTEARELARAAFEAYGPKSPGLLRLAQDVAYWWITEGYFARAVPVLRSLIPHLPQTSDRLMAFGNLARAAGSLGDREGFRDAWDACHDLLGHVAANEQAAQGLLDLAHGAASLTLWDKAETAAREALEIGSRRQEGKMRLTAEALLESVRHHRAVAARQQVPEQRSAQQPDELLAEDFVRSLSSTGVS is encoded by the coding sequence ATGCAATCACGTAAGTTTCGGGTTCCTCAGAGAAAGACGCAGCGCCGGTGGCGCGTTCCGCCCGCTCTCAAGCGCGGCGACGAGGTGTTCGAGGGGCTGGGCCTTCTCGACGAGGTAACCGGCGAAAAGGGGCTGCTGCTGTGGCAGTCGCTCCGCGACGCGCTGCTCTGGGCCGAAGCGCCGGAAGGCGACCGCGCGGCGCTCTTCGCCGCCGACGCGGAGCGGGTGCGCATGGCCATGCTGATGGCCGCCGCGCCCGCCGCCGAGCTGGAGGAGCCGCTGGCGGCGCTGGCCCGCATGGTGGGCGAGCCCAACACCACGTCGGAAGAGATGGTGTCGCTGGCCTGCCGCCGCGTGGCGCAGTGGGCCGACGAACAGGGGCTGCTGACCACCGCGCTCTCCTTCGCGCAGGCCGCCGCCACCGTAACGCCAGGCGACGCCTCGACCGCGTACGCGGTGGGCAAGCTGGCGCGCCGCCGGGCCGAGTACGCCCGGGCCGAGACGTGGTTCCGCCGCGCCATCGCCCTGGCGCGGCAGATCGGTGACTGGCCCACGTACTCGCAGTCCTTTCTGGGCTTGGGCCGGCTGTACATCCAGCGCGGCAATCTGCCGATGGCCCGCCGATTCCTCGTGCGGGCCATCCGGGCGGCGGAGCGCAACAGCCTGCACGACCTTCAGGCGATGGGCTTGCACGATATGTTCGGCGTTGCTGTCGAGGCTGGACGCAGCACCGAGGCGCGGGAATTGGCTCGTGCCGCGTTCGAGGCGTACGGGCCGAAGAGTCCCGGGCTGCTGCGGCTGGCGCAGGACGTCGCGTACTGGTGGATTACGGAGGGATACTTCGCCCGGGCGGTCCCGGTGCTGCGCTCGCTCATCCCGCACCTGCCTCAGACGTCCGACCGGCTCATGGCGTTCGGCAATCTTGCGCGGGCAGCGGGCAGTCTGGGTGACCGCGAGGGGTTCCGCGACGCGTGGGATGCCTGCCACGACCTGCTGGGCCACGTGGCGGCCAACGAGCAAGCCGCCCAGGGACTTCTGGACCTGGCGCACGGAGCGGCGAGCCTGACTCTTTGGGACAAGGCCGAGACGGCCGCTCGCGAGGCCCTGGAAATCGGCTCACGGCGTCAGGAGGGAAAGATGCGGCTCACCGCGGAAGCCCTGCTGGAATCGGTCCGCCACCATCGGGCCGTGGCCGCGCGCCAGCAGGTGCCCGAGCAGCGGAGTGCTCAACAGCCCGACGAGCTCCTGGCCGAAGACTTCGTACGTTCGCTCAGCAGCACCGGAGTTTCCTGA
- the mutM gene encoding bifunctional DNA-formamidopyrimidine glycosylase/DNA-(apurinic or apyrimidinic site) lyase, with amino-acid sequence MPELPEVETIVRDLAGLLPGARIGAVEVLRPDLIDGDEPDAFAARLKGRTVRDVARRAKNIVVGLGGERLIVNLGMTGRLLMAKAGDEDPSHLGVRLSLSNKRELRYHDVRRFGRLWVVGEEAWRSFDGGLGVEPLSDEFTPDWLHASAGRSRVPIKTWLMDQGRVVGVGNIYASEALFRAGVDPRRPANTLSASEATRVVQGVRQVLTDAIEFRGTTFLDYRDASGERGGFAERLKVYDRGGEPCPVCGTPLERLVQAGRSTFFCGSCQR; translated from the coding sequence ATGCCTGAGCTTCCGGAGGTAGAGACCATCGTCCGCGACCTGGCGGGGCTGCTTCCCGGTGCGCGCATCGGCGCCGTGGAGGTGCTGCGGCCGGACCTGATCGACGGGGACGAGCCGGACGCGTTCGCCGCGCGGCTGAAGGGACGAACCGTGCGCGACGTGGCGCGCCGGGCCAAGAACATCGTCGTGGGCCTGGGCGGCGAGCGGCTGATCGTGAACCTGGGGATGACGGGGCGGCTGCTGATGGCGAAGGCGGGGGACGAAGACCCCAGCCACCTGGGCGTGCGGCTTTCGCTGTCGAACAAGCGCGAGCTGCGCTACCACGACGTGCGGCGCTTCGGGCGGTTGTGGGTGGTGGGCGAGGAGGCCTGGCGTTCGTTCGATGGCGGCCTGGGGGTGGAGCCGCTGTCGGACGAGTTCACCCCCGACTGGCTCCACGCGTCCGCCGGCCGGTCGCGCGTGCCGATCAAGACCTGGCTGATGGACCAGGGGCGGGTGGTGGGCGTGGGCAACATTTACGCGAGCGAGGCGCTGTTCCGCGCCGGGGTCGATCCGCGGCGCCCCGCGAACACACTTTCCGCCAGCGAGGCGACCCGCGTGGTACAGGGCGTGCGCCAGGTGCTGACCGACGCCATCGAGTTCCGGGGCACCACGTTCCTGGACTACCGCGACGCCAGCGGCGAGCGCGGGGGCTTCGCGGAACGGCTGAAGGTGTACGATCGCGGCGGGGAGCCGTGCCCGGTGTGCGGAACCCCGCTGGAGCGGCTCGTCCAGGCCGGGCGATCGACGTTCTTCTGCGGCTCCTGCCAGCGCTGA